DNA from Agarilytica rhodophyticola:
TTAACCATAATCTACAACAAGATAGATCAATCCCTCCTCGACCTTGCTAAGGATGATAACGACAATAAGATAATGGCCATATCGGCACTTACGGGCGATGGAATAGACGAACTCAAGCAACATCTCAAAGCAGTTATTGGCTATGAAGGCACTACCGAAGGCAGTTTCAGCGCGAGACGTCGACATATAAACGCCATTGAGAAGGCCAAAGATTATCTCACTAACGGACAGCAACAATTAAGACAAAATGCAGCCGGTGAGCTTCTTGCTGAAGACCTCAAATATGCCCAGAACCACCTTAACGAAATCACTGGAAGCTTCACTCCTGACGATTTACTAGGCAAAATTTTCTCAAGTTTCTGTATCGGAAAATAATTTCTTTTCCACACTCCTGATATCCTCTTTTTTCACGCCTAATTTACCACTTCATAAATACAGCTAAGTGCACATTTAAATTACACCTTATCCCCCACTTAATCACAGCGAAATATATTTTCCTACACTTTATCCACAACTTACCAAAGTTCATTTTTTTACCCACACCTTATAATCAAAACACACACACCTTGTGGATATTACTGTTAACAATGGAATTACTTATGTGCATAAATTGTTAAAACGTACCGTAATATTCCGTATTTTAAGCTGTGAACAGTATCTGTGGATAAATTAGCTCAATTTCCTCGATGGGATAAGTCACTCTTTTATTCACAACAAAAACGCAACAAAAAAGCAGCTAGTAAAATAGATATACAGCAATTATTTTCTCAATAACTATCTGATTTTTATAAGGTTTTACTAGTTACACACAGGTAGGAAGTACACTAATAACTATAAAAAACATAATATAAAACCCTATATACATATACCCATAACACTATTTTGATTAATAAATAATTCTAAAAATTTCAGTTCTTTTCTCATTCCATCATCTCTATAATGCTTGCCTATTTTCTTTTAGCACCACTATATCTATGGACTACCCAACACATTTTGATGTCATCGTAATCGGCGGTGGACATGCCGGTACCGAGGCTTCTCTTGCTGCTGCAAGGATGGGAAGTACTACCTTATTGCTGACACATAACATCGATACGCTGGGTCAGATGAGCTGTAATCCTGCAATTGGAGGAATAGGAAAGAGTCATCTTGTTAAAGAGATAGATGCTCTTGGTGGTGCTATGGCATTAGCCACTGATAAAGGTGGTATTCAATTTAGGGTGCTAAACAGCCGCAAAGGCCCTGCCGTTAGGGCTACTCGCGCTCAGGCAGACAGAGTGCTATACAAGGCTGCTATACGAGAAATACTTGAGCACCAGCCTAACCTTCATATTTTCCAACAAGCCGCTGATGACCTGATTGTTGAAGGTGATCAAGTCCGAGGTGTAGTTACCCAAATGGGCTTGAAGTTTTATGCTCCCAGTGTGGTATTAACTGCAGGTACATTCCTCGGCGGCAAAATTCACATAGGTATGGATAATCATTCTGGAGGGCGAGCAGGTGATCCCCCTTCTATCGCCTTAGCTGATCGCTTACGTGAATTACCCTTAAGGGTTGATCGACTTAAAACCGGCACACCTCCGCGGATAGATGCGAGGTCGGTGAATTTTGAGGGCCTCGAAGAGCAGTGGGGAGATAAAATAGACTCCACCATGTCGTTTATGGGATCACTCGATGATCATCCTAAGCAAACCTGCTGTTGGATTACCCACACCAGTAGCGAAACACACGATATTATCCGCAGTGGCTTTGAACGCTCACCAATGTTTACAGGAGTGATCGAAGGTGTTGGTCCACGCTATTGCCCTTCTATCGAAGACAAAGTAAACCGCTTTGCCGATAAAGATAGCCATCAGATCTTTATTGAGCCGGAAGGACTTAATACCACAGAGTTATATCCCAATGGCATTTCCACTAGTTTGCCGTTTGATATCCAGATGCGTTTTGTCAGATCTATAAAAGGCTTTGAAAATGCACATATTGTGCGGCCCGGCTATGCCATAGAATATGATTTCTTTGACCCTCGTGATCTAAAGTACAGTCTTGAGACACAAAGCATCCAAGGTTTATTTTTCGCCGGTCAGATAAACGGTACCACCGGTTATGAAGAAGCTGGTGCTCAGGGCCTGGTTGCCGGTGCCAATGCATCTTTGCGCGCCCAGGATAAAGATCCATGGTGTCCTCAGCGAGATCAGGCCTATATGGGGGTACTGGTAGACGATCTGATTACCATGGGCACCAAAGAGCCCTACCGTATGTTCACCAGCCGTGCGGAGTATCGCCTTCTACTTCGTGAAGATAACGCGGATATGCGCCTCACGGAAAAAGGGCGCGAATTAGGTTTGGTCGATGATCTTCGCTGGCAAGCGTTTATTGACAAACGCGAGGCAGTTGAGCGTGAAACTCAGCGTATGAAGTCTACTTGGATACAAGCAGGCAGCGAAGAAGCGGCTGAACTGGAGAAGAAAGTATCATCTCCCTTAACACGGGAATATTCATTGATGGACTTGCTTAAACGTCCAGAGCTTAGTTATTCCGATTTAGCCTTTCTTAAGGGGGAAGGTATAGAAGATTCACAAGTGGCCGAGCAAGTCGAAATATCTGCAAAATATTCTGGTTACATCGACCGCCAGCAAGAAGAAATAGAACGCCTGCATAAGTACGAAAATACACCGATACCCAGTGACTTTGAATATAGTACAGTCGAAGGGCTATCAAACGAGGTAAAACAGAAGCTCAGTGATGCACGTCCACAGACGATTGCTCGAGCATCGAGAATTCCTGGCGTCACACCCGCAGCAATTAGTTTGCTATTGGTCTATCTTAAAAAACGTGGTCAGCTAACTAACGCCAAGAGCGCTATTACGGGTTAGGTTTCGGGTGGGAAGAGAATCGACATTTGCAGATGTGCTTGCGCAAGGCTGCCTTGATATCAATTATCCACTTGAATCCTCTAAGATTTCCTTGTTGCTGGATTATCTTGAGCTTTTAATTAAGTGGAATTCTGCTTACAACCTATCCGCAATTCGTGATCCTGAGCAGATGTTATATAAACATCTGCTCGATAGCTTAAGTGTTGCCCCTTTTGTCGAAGGTAGCTTAGCGAAGCATTTTATTGATGTTGGCACGGGTGCCGGTTTACCTGGAATCCCATTAGCCATATGCTATGAGGATAAACAGTTTACCTTATTAGACTCTGCTGGTAAGAAAACTCGATTTTTGCAACAGGTTGTACATACTTTGGGCTTAAAGAATGTCAAGGTTGTTAATACGAGAGTTGAAAGCTATGTACCCGAGCAAGGCTACGATGTGGTCATTAGCCGCGCTTTTGCTTCACTAACGGATATGATTCAATGGTGTAAACACTTGCTTACACCGGATGGCCAGTTTTGGGCGATGAAAGGCGTTTTTCCACAAGATGAGTTGTCTGATGTAGAAAAACACTATATGGTCGAGTCCTGTTCAAAACTGCAGGTACCCGGCGACGTTGGAGAACGTTGTCTGCTGATCATAAAACCCAAGGTTTGTTGATGTTTCATGATCACTCCTGATTGGAGTCTAAAAAGTGCTAACCAATGTCAACAGACTCTAATAACACTGAAATTTCTTAGGGCCAAAATGTGGGAAATATTTACGCAATAGCTAATCAAAAAGGTGGCGTTGGAAAAACCACTTCTTGTGTGAATCTAGCGGCGTCTCTGGCAGCAACAAAACGCAAAGTTCTCCTTGTCGATCTCGATCCTCAAGGTAATGCCACTATGGGAAGTGGTATTGATAAAAACGGCTTGGAATATACGGTTTACGATGTCCTGATGGACACTGCCCGCACTGAGGGCGCAATGCAAAAATCACCTGAAGGCCACTATTTAGTATTACCTGCTAATAGCGATTTGACTGCTGCTGAAGTAGAAATGCTAGCGCTTGAAAATAAAGAGCACAGGCTGCGCAATGCCCTACTAAGTGTAAAAGATAAGTTCGACTACATTCTTATTGATTGTCCACCGTCTCTGAATATGTTGACAGTCAATGCCCTCGCTTCCTGTGATGGTGTCATTATTCCCATGCAGTGCGAATACTATGCCCTTGAAGGCCTATCAGCCTTGGTCAATACTATTAACACAATACAGAGTGTGCTGAATCCCGATCTGAAAATTGAAGGTATTTTACGGACCATGTACGACCCGCGAAATAGCTTAACAGGCGATGTGTCAGCACAATTAGCGGCCCATTTTGGGGATCGTGTTTACCGCACGTGTGTGCCGCGCAATGTGCGTCTAGCTGAGGCGCCGAGCTTTGGAATGCCGGTCATATCCTACGATAAGCATTCTAAGGGAGCACTCGCTTATATTGCATTAGCTGGTGAAATTATTCGCCGCAACGATGCCCCCAACCCTGAGCCTCTCGCTACCGCAAGCTGATTGCGTTGGCGAGATCAGCATAAAATAAAAGGTATCCTCTTAAAGGTTCTACTTGGTTAAGGTTTTTATATGGCAAAACGCAAAGGACTAGGCCGCGGCCTCGATTCTTTAATTTCTGGTGCGACAGGTGTTTCCAGCGCGGAGGCCATTCGCTCGGCAACCGAAGCCCTTAAAATTAAAGATGACGACAGTAAGGTCGTAGATGGAGAGTTAAAACATCTTCCTGTTGAGTTTTTGCAGCGGGGTAAGTACCAACCTAGGCGAGATATGTCGCCTGAAGCGCTGGAAGAATTATCTCAGTCCATTAAAACTCAAGGGGTAATGCAGCCAATTGTTGTGCGGCCCATTGGCAAAGATAAGTATGAAATTATCGCCGGTGAAAGGCGTTGGCGAGCGACGCAACTTGCAGAGCTAGATAAGATTCCTGCGGTGATCCGCGAAGTTCCCGATGAAACTGCTATTGCTATGGCACTTATCGAGAATATCCAACGTGAGGATCTCAACCCTGTTGAAGAAGCAACAGCTCTTAAGCGCCTGCAAGAAGAGTTTGAACTAACGCAACAGGAAGTCGCTGAAACGGTGGGGAAATCAAGAACAGCGATTACTAATTTACTTCGCCTACTCAACCTGACAACAGAAGTGAAAACTTTATTGGAACATGGTGATCTGGAAATGGGGCATGCACGTTGTCTACTCACTTTAGAAGAGGATCAACAGCGTGAAGCTGCACGGATTATTGTTTCCAAGAGTCTTTCGGTTCGTCAAGCTGAAGCATTAGCGAAAAAGATTCAAGAAGACTCTAAGTCGGATAATAGTAAACCAGAGAAAACTAGCCCGGATTTAAAAAACCTTGAGGAAGGTCTTTCTGAACATGTAGGTGTGCCGGTGATGGTTCAGCACAGCGCTAAAGGGAAAGGTAAGTTGGTGCTCAAGTATAACAATTTAGATGAGCTTGACGGCATTCTTGCTCATCTTAAATATAAGCAGGAATAATATTTCCTGCTTAAGCTCAGCCTTCCTTGGCTTTCTCATTATTTACGACTTCTTAAATAATAAGGTCATTCTGTTAGACTCGCCAATTTCGGTGTATTGGGCTTTCTTCTCTTCGTCTTCTCTACTGGTTGAATAGTTTGGTGGGAGGCGCCATACAATATCGTCCTCCCCTGGTTGATCCTTCGCATTTTCATTGATATCTGATTCACTAACTAAGGAAAAACCTGCCTTTTTGAAAGCTTCGATAAGGTAAGATTTTTTTAAATAGCCTCGTGAGCCATCTGCCCACTCACTTGCTTTATCTTCCGGTGCCTGATGTTGAACAACACCGACGATGCCGCCAGGTTTCAGTACCCGTGACATTTCTTTTAGTGCGTTTGTAAGAAACTCGCCTTTTGATTCAAACCTATTGAGGTTATGCAGTGCTCTAATAAACAATGCTGCGTCTACAGATTCACTCATTGTTTCGGGAAGAGTCGCAAAGGTATAGGCTGAAATAGCAGCAGTTTCGGTATCATCTCCATACCATTGTCCGGCATCGCCGCTCCATTTTTCTGACCAAGTTTTACGTTTCTCCAAAAACTCTTCGTCGACAAAACTAAAGTTCGGCCACATGTTTAAGTCGTAATCAACACCGATGAGTTTCCCTTCTTTTCCCAAGTAAGGTAATAATATTTTACTATACCAACCTCCTCCTGGAAGAGCTTCAACAACTGTCATACCTGGTGTGATACCAAAAAACTCTAATGTTTCTTTTGGATGTCTATGGGGGTATCTGGCTTGGGAATCTTGATCTTGCATGGCCAGAACATCATCTAATGATGGTTGTGCCATTGTTTTTGTATCAGCTGCGCTTTCTTCTACAACTGCTGGTTTTGATTCTACTGCTGGGCTTTCCTCCGTTGTTTCTGTTTTTTCCGCGCAAGCTGCGCAAAGTGCTATTGCACTTAATAAAAAAAGACGTTTCATTAAAAATCCCCCAATATAAAGTAAAAGTTGTTATGTCTGCTTATTTCATAAAACTATAAAAATATACAACATCAAAATAGAATTAATCTTGCCAACATAATAAAGGTTAATAATAAAAAAATATCTACAAAAATATACAGACAGGCCCTCAATTTGATGATTGTAAGGTAAATAAAAAGAAGAGCTATAGAAATGATGGGGTGCTTTAGCAGACCATGTCGTATGCATCTTAGGTCTGCTATAGCTGGATATAACGTAAATGACTATTTTTCTAGAACTTTAGGCCAGTTCTCGTCAGCTTTAGCTATCTTATTATCTTGATCAACTAACCACTTTTTAAACGAGCTGCGATTATTATTAAGATACAATTTACCATCTACTATTCGCCAATTGTCTGGTCTTGGAGAGGTTGTAAAACCGTGGGCAACGGCGAATGCACAATAGCCACCATATTGCGGCGCATAAGCCTCCGGACTTTCACGGAACTTATCCAGATTTTCTTGCGAAGAGAATTTCCAGGTGGCCCCCTTCCATTCATAAGTATAATCATTAGAGCCTTTTACGGCTTTTGCACCTTGGGGTAATGAGTAGTATGCGACTACATCAATGCCTTTTACTGCACCCCTTTTTTTATGGGAATAAATCTCTGGACTATCGGCAAAAGCAAATGAAAAAATTGCCAAGAGAGGGAAAAGAGCAAGATATCTAACTACTCTCATAACTAAGTTACCTCCAGCTAATTGCTATTAATATTAATAAGTTACACGTAAAAATTCTTATCAAGTTATGTTCTAAAATATATTAGTGTTTAAGGCTTACAAGAAATACGGGCAAAATCCTATTTCCATTGAAGTTATAGTATGAAACTATTTATGTCGTCTAAATTACCTTAAAATATATAAGTTTTAGGACTATCACTCTAAAAATAACTGTTTTGTCTATGTAATGTTTCACATATTTATAAAAAATAGGTGAAAAATTAGGCGTTACTAGCGTAATTAAGGCGTTACTAAAATAAAGGTTTTCAATAACAATGCTCGGGCATATAAAGGACATGGATACACCAATCATAGCACTGCCATATCAGCCACAACCACGTCGATGTATTGCACTACTGTGTAATAGTGTTCTTATGCTCGTGCTGGCAATTTTTTCTAACCACACATATGCCACCGTGACTTACGATGGTACTCAAGGGGTGTTTAACCAAATATTCTCAAGTAACTGCGCTACCAGCGGTTGCCATAATGGAGCACAATCGCCGAACCTCACCAACTTTTCTGCTGCCAGTAGCAATAGCGCACTGATAGCTACAAGGATGGGGAGTGCCGGAAGCCCCATGCCACCTAGCGGACAGTTAAGTGGGACTCTGATTTCTTTGGCAAGTTCCTGGAATAGTGACGGAGCTCTCGAAAATGCTGCGCCCCAAGTCACAACAGGTTCGGCAACAAGTGTTACTAAAACTTCAGCAACCTTGACTGGAACCTTGTTTGAGAACGGCGTAGAAACGTCGATGGTTTTTCAGTATTCCACTGCATCCAACCTAAGTGGAGCGCTGACAAGTTCATCGAGTACAGGCAGTGGAACCGGAGGTGGTACATCGGGTGCGAGTATTTCTATTGGCATTTCATCGCTAACATGCGGCACCACTTATTATTATCGTGGGCAAAGTAACGCCAATGGTACATATAGCAGCCAACAAGGAAGTAACGGTATACAAAACTTTACCACCAGTGCCTGTAATGTTCAGCCGGTTATCTCATCCACCGCGCCCACATCCGCCACCGAAGATGTGCAATACAGTTATCAAGTGTTAGTAACCGACTCAGATGATAGCTCTTTCACCTATGGTTTAAGTGGTGAGCCCAGCGGCATGACGATAAATTCAGCAGGCCTAATAAGATGGACTCCTACCAACGGCGTAACAACATCGGGAACCGTGACTGTTAGTGCTGCCGATGGCGGCGAAGATGGCGTAACACCAGCGACAGAAACGTTTACGGTTACTGTCGCGGCGGTAAATGACCCCCCTACTATTACATCCACGGCATCGACCACCGCAACAGAAGATACGCTTTACACTTACACTGCAACGGTAAGTGATGTTGATGACAGTAATAACGGTACTGATTTAACGTGGTCACTTGCAAATGAACCCAGCGGTATGGTGGTCTCGTCCACAGGGCAAGTGACCTGGACGCCGGGCAATGGTGTTAGCACTTCGGGTACTGTTACGTTAACCGTGCAGGATGGTGGGGAAAATGGTGCTAGCCCCGACACAGAAAATTTTTCTATTTCAGTAACGGCAGTCAATGATCCTCCTATTATTACCTCAACTGCATCCACCACGGCAACGGAAGATACTTTATATACCTATACCGCAACTGTTAGCGATATTGATGATAGTAACAACGGCACTGATTTAACGTGGTCTCTTTCTAATGAACCCAGTGGCATGGTGGTGTCATCTACAGGACGAGTGACATGGACACCGGGCAACGGTGTTAGCACTTCCGGCACTGTTACGCTAACTGTGCAGGATGGTGGGGAAAATGGTGTTAGCCCCGACACTGAAAATTTTACTATTTCAGTAACAGCGGTCAATGATCCACCTTCTATTACAACATCAGCGCCGACCTCCGCAACAGAAGGCAACCTCTACACCTATACAGCAGGTGTTACCGATGTTGATGATGCCAATGACGGTACCAATTTAACGTGGTCGTTATCGAATGAGCCTTCGGGCATGGTGGTATCGAGCACTGGCCAAGTAACATGGACACCCGGCAATGGAGTATCCACATCGGGTAACGTGACGTTAACGGTGCAAGACGGGGGAGAAAACGGGTCATCTCCTGCAACAGAAATGTTTACTATTACAGTTGCCGCATTCAATACACCACCTAGTATTACATCTACTGCACCAACGACAGCCACCGAAGATGTGCAGTACAGCTACCAAGTCCAGGTAACAGATGCGGACGATACTAACGACGGTACCAATTTGTCTTTTGTACTAAGCAATGAACCCAGCGGTATGACAGTTTCTTCCACTGGCTTAATTACCTGGACTCCTACAGAGGGCGTGACGAGCTCTGGTTCAGTTACAGTAACTGTTAGTGATGGCGGTGAAGATGGCGCAGGACCCGATACTGAAATTTTTAGTGTTGTCGTTACCAGTGTTAATGATGCACCTACGATTACCAGCACTGCCGGAACCACTGCAACGGAAGATATCGCCTACAACTATACACCGACAGTTGTTGATCCTGATGATGCCAATGATGGTACGAATCTAACGTGGTCGTTATCGAACGAGCCTTCCGGTATGACGATTTCTTCCACGGGTGCAATTAGTTGGACCCCAACAGAAGGCGTTTCAACTTCTGGTACAGTGACTGTTACGGTGGCAGATGGTGGAGAAGATAGTGCAAGTGCATTTAGTGAAAACTTCACCGTTGCTGTTACAGCCGTTAATGATCCGCCTTCTATTACCTCAACCGCATCCACCACGGCAACAGAAGATACTCTATATACTTATACTGCGACGGTGAGCGATGTTGATGATAGCAACAACGGTACAGATTTAATTTGGTCCTTAGCCAACGAACCCAGTGGTATGGTGGTATCGTCTACCGGCGAAGTCACCTGGACACCTACTGAAGGTGTTAGCACTTCCGGCACGGTTACCTTGAGTGTCAGTGATGGTGGGGAAGACAGTGCAGCTGCTGCGACAGAAGATTTCACTATTAATGTTACTGCCGTAAACGATGCGCCCTTGATTTCATCTGTGGCTCCCACTTCTGGTTTAGAAGCCAATCAATATAGTTATCAAGTAACGGTTACAGACCCTGACGATAGCAATAACGGAACAGATCTAAACTTTGTTCTTAGCAATGCTCCTGTTGATATGAATATCTCCAATATGGGGTTGATCACCTGGGTTCCACCCGAGGGAGCAACAACTTCAGGTGAAATAACTTTGACTGTCAGCGATGGCGGTGAAGATAGTGCTGCTCCTGCCGAGCAACGTTTTACTATTTCTGTAGGTATTTTTAATAGTCCTCCTTCTATTAACTCCACCGCACCGACCACAGCAACTGAGGATATTGAATATACTTATCAACTAAGTGTCAGTGACGTTGATGACCCTAACAATGGTGCTGATCTTTCCTTTAGTTTAACTAATGCTCCGACAGGAATGACTGTCAGTACCACCGGTCTAATTAGCTGGACACCCACCGAAGG
Protein-coding regions in this window:
- a CDS encoding class I SAM-dependent methyltransferase, with translation MKRLFLLSAIALCAACAEKTETTEESPAVESKPAVVEESAADTKTMAQPSLDDVLAMQDQDSQARYPHRHPKETLEFFGITPGMTVVEALPGGGWYSKILLPYLGKEGKLIGVDYDLNMWPNFSFVDEEFLEKRKTWSEKWSGDAGQWYGDDTETAAISAYTFATLPETMSESVDAALFIRALHNLNRFESKGEFLTNALKEMSRVLKPGGIVGVVQHQAPEDKASEWADGSRGYLKKSYLIEAFKKAGFSLVSESDINENAKDQPGEDDIVWRLPPNYSTSREDEEKKAQYTEIGESNRMTLLFKKS
- a CDS encoding ParA family protein — its product is MGNIYAIANQKGGVGKTTSCVNLAASLAATKRKVLLVDLDPQGNATMGSGIDKNGLEYTVYDVLMDTARTEGAMQKSPEGHYLVLPANSDLTAAEVEMLALENKEHRLRNALLSVKDKFDYILIDCPPSLNMLTVNALASCDGVIIPMQCEYYALEGLSALVNTINTIQSVLNPDLKIEGILRTMYDPRNSLTGDVSAQLAAHFGDRVYRTCVPRNVRLAEAPSFGMPVISYDKHSKGALAYIALAGEIIRRNDAPNPEPLATAS
- a CDS encoding beta strand repeat-containing protein, with translation MDTPIIALPYQPQPRRCIALLCNSVLMLVLAIFSNHTYATVTYDGTQGVFNQIFSSNCATSGCHNGAQSPNLTNFSAASSNSALIATRMGSAGSPMPPSGQLSGTLISLASSWNSDGALENAAPQVTTGSATSVTKTSATLTGTLFENGVETSMVFQYSTASNLSGALTSSSSTGSGTGGGTSGASISIGISSLTCGTTYYYRGQSNANGTYSSQQGSNGIQNFTTSACNVQPVISSTAPTSATEDVQYSYQVLVTDSDDSSFTYGLSGEPSGMTINSAGLIRWTPTNGVTTSGTVTVSAADGGEDGVTPATETFTVTVAAVNDPPTITSTASTTATEDTLYTYTATVSDVDDSNNGTDLTWSLANEPSGMVVSSTGQVTWTPGNGVSTSGTVTLTVQDGGENGASPDTENFSISVTAVNDPPIITSTASTTATEDTLYTYTATVSDIDDSNNGTDLTWSLSNEPSGMVVSSTGRVTWTPGNGVSTSGTVTLTVQDGGENGVSPDTENFTISVTAVNDPPSITTSAPTSATEGNLYTYTAGVTDVDDANDGTNLTWSLSNEPSGMVVSSTGQVTWTPGNGVSTSGNVTLTVQDGGENGSSPATEMFTITVAAFNTPPSITSTAPTTATEDVQYSYQVQVTDADDTNDGTNLSFVLSNEPSGMTVSSTGLITWTPTEGVTSSGSVTVTVSDGGEDGAGPDTEIFSVVVTSVNDAPTITSTAGTTATEDIAYNYTPTVVDPDDANDGTNLTWSLSNEPSGMTISSTGAISWTPTEGVSTSGTVTVTVADGGEDSASAFSENFTVAVTAVNDPPSITSTASTTATEDTLYTYTATVSDVDDSNNGTDLIWSLANEPSGMVVSSTGEVTWTPTEGVSTSGTVTLSVSDGGEDSAAAATEDFTINVTAVNDAPLISSVAPTSGLEANQYSYQVTVTDPDDSNNGTDLNFVLSNAPVDMNISNMGLITWVPPEGATTSGEITLTVSDGGEDSAAPAEQRFTISVGIFNSPPSINSTAPTTATEDIEYTYQLSVSDVDDPNNGADLSFSLTNAPTGMTVSTTGLISWTPTEGVLTSNTVTVTVADGGEDSAAPATETFTITVTPVNDAPLITSTAPTAVVELNSYSYLVTVTDPDDANDGSGALNFALSNAPSGMTISNTGLIEWVPGEGTRTSGQVTVTVSDGGEDSAQAAQENFTINVIEFNTPPAITSQASATATEDIPYSYQVVIDDIDDPNDGSGALTFVLMDAPTGMTVSNTGLINWTPTEGVLTSGTVTLIVTDGGEDNAASAQEQITITVTAVNDAPVITSTAPTTINEDETFSYQVAVTDPDDNNDGLGLSYSLTNAPTGMAISRIGLITWPTDENSPLTSTITVTVIDGAEDGVQPVNQTFTLTVVFDIDSDGVANDEDNCRTTANADQANNDGDSNGDACDSDDDNDGISDEFEVANNLNPFDPSDASEDPDNDGLTNLEEFNSNRNPNIDDTPPVVTAPSNILRLSTGFETFVDVGQAVATDSLDGPVTATPSMPSGGFSSGRHIVTWTATDAQGNSATAEQIVDVIPQISVVSNQSIEEGQIASVVFALNGDPVRFPVSVDYSLSGTADGNDHNLVDGTLALTSATATLRFNILADNVVEGTENLILTLANPVNATLSNSIIHQLDIVESNIAPTVELSVEQAGMPGLIVTRNGGLVTINTSVSDPNINESFTYDWGNTDNSLSSVIGLGQSSFVIDPMNLAEGIYKVGVVVADSSGGLSSNEVIIRVSDNAAVDANSNGIDDAVDQSTENFVLQVNTETTSLETEPTLSLRLGETAIHAGADSLTVSLQELQDLGDSGQPANAQTDFTFSSDLLDFVIDNLSFPGQSVSVIFPLSSGIPENAVYRKFSITSGWNDFVVDDNNKVASAPSVENVCPGPGAESYQDGLTAGNDCVQLTIEDGGPNDADATANGVIQDPGGVATPAQTTSAGSDNNNSNGGSSGGGAIDFMYLFILLLLVLKTIYRGAYSR
- the rsmG gene encoding 16S rRNA (guanine(527)-N(7))-methyltransferase RsmG — protein: MNYPLESSKISLLLDYLELLIKWNSAYNLSAIRDPEQMLYKHLLDSLSVAPFVEGSLAKHFIDVGTGAGLPGIPLAICYEDKQFTLLDSAGKKTRFLQQVVHTLGLKNVKVVNTRVESYVPEQGYDVVISRAFASLTDMIQWCKHLLTPDGQFWAMKGVFPQDELSDVEKHYMVESCSKLQVPGDVGERCLLIIKPKVC
- the mnmG gene encoding tRNA uridine-5-carboxymethylaminomethyl(34) synthesis enzyme MnmG, whose protein sequence is MDYPTHFDVIVIGGGHAGTEASLAAARMGSTTLLLTHNIDTLGQMSCNPAIGGIGKSHLVKEIDALGGAMALATDKGGIQFRVLNSRKGPAVRATRAQADRVLYKAAIREILEHQPNLHIFQQAADDLIVEGDQVRGVVTQMGLKFYAPSVVLTAGTFLGGKIHIGMDNHSGGRAGDPPSIALADRLRELPLRVDRLKTGTPPRIDARSVNFEGLEEQWGDKIDSTMSFMGSLDDHPKQTCCWITHTSSETHDIIRSGFERSPMFTGVIEGVGPRYCPSIEDKVNRFADKDSHQIFIEPEGLNTTELYPNGISTSLPFDIQMRFVRSIKGFENAHIVRPGYAIEYDFFDPRDLKYSLETQSIQGLFFAGQINGTTGYEEAGAQGLVAGANASLRAQDKDPWCPQRDQAYMGVLVDDLITMGTKEPYRMFTSRAEYRLLLREDNADMRLTEKGRELGLVDDLRWQAFIDKREAVERETQRMKSTWIQAGSEEAAELEKKVSSPLTREYSLMDLLKRPELSYSDLAFLKGEGIEDSQVAEQVEISAKYSGYIDRQQEEIERLHKYENTPIPSDFEYSTVEGLSNEVKQKLSDARPQTIARASRIPGVTPAAISLLLVYLKKRGQLTNAKSAITG
- a CDS encoding ParB/RepB/Spo0J family partition protein, with product MAKRKGLGRGLDSLISGATGVSSAEAIRSATEALKIKDDDSKVVDGELKHLPVEFLQRGKYQPRRDMSPEALEELSQSIKTQGVMQPIVVRPIGKDKYEIIAGERRWRATQLAELDKIPAVIREVPDETAIAMALIENIQREDLNPVEEATALKRLQEEFELTQQEVAETVGKSRTAITNLLRLLNLTTEVKTLLEHGDLEMGHARCLLTLEEDQQREAARIIVSKSLSVRQAEALAKKIQEDSKSDNSKPEKTSPDLKNLEEGLSEHVGVPVMVQHSAKGKGKLVLKYNNLDELDGILAHLKYKQE
- a CDS encoding YHS domain-containing (seleno)protein, whose protein sequence is MRVVRYLALFPLLAIFSFAFADSPEIYSHKKRGAVKGIDVVAYYSLPQGAKAVKGSNDYTYEWKGATWKFSSQENLDKFRESPEAYAPQYGGYCAFAVAHGFTTSPRPDNWRIVDGKLYLNNNRSSFKKWLVDQDNKIAKADENWPKVLEK